One segment of Olsenella uli DSM 7084 DNA contains the following:
- a CDS encoding dihydroxyacetone kinase subunit DhaK translates to MKKIINSSESYVDEMLSGIYAAHPDQVKYAANDLRCYCAAKKKEGKVAIITGGGTGHLPLFLGYVGEGLLDGCGVGGVFQSPSAEQIYNIATEVEAGAGVLFLYGNYTGDIMNFDMAAEMLEMDDIEARSIVGADDILSNKDPESRRGVAGIFFMYKAAGARADQMGTLGEVLAAAKKAGDNVRTVGFALTPCIVPEVGRANFELAEDEMAFGMGIHGEPGVWNGPVKTADELAEESVDEILTDMPLTDGDEVALLVNGLGATSVEELYILNNSVRKQLETKGISVYRSWTGEYATSMEMMGASISICKVDDELKGYFDYPIDTPFLCQK, encoded by the coding sequence ATGAAGAAGATCATCAACAGTTCCGAGAGCTACGTGGACGAGATGCTCTCTGGCATCTACGCCGCACATCCGGATCAGGTAAAGTATGCGGCCAATGACCTGCGCTGCTACTGCGCCGCCAAGAAGAAGGAGGGCAAGGTCGCCATCATCACTGGTGGAGGTACGGGTCACCTGCCTCTCTTCCTTGGCTATGTTGGCGAGGGGCTGCTTGATGGCTGTGGTGTGGGCGGTGTGTTCCAGTCTCCCTCGGCCGAGCAGATTTATAACATCGCTACTGAGGTTGAGGCTGGTGCCGGCGTCCTCTTCCTGTACGGCAATTACACTGGTGACATCATGAACTTCGATATGGCTGCCGAGATGCTCGAGATGGACGATATCGAGGCCAGGTCCATAGTGGGCGCTGATGACATCCTCTCGAACAAGGATCCCGAGTCTCGCCGTGGTGTCGCTGGAATCTTCTTCATGTACAAGGCGGCTGGCGCCAGGGCCGACCAGATGGGCACCTTGGGCGAGGTCCTTGCTGCAGCCAAGAAGGCTGGCGATAACGTCCGCACCGTTGGCTTTGCGCTCACTCCCTGCATCGTCCCCGAGGTCGGTCGTGCCAACTTCGAGCTTGCCGAGGACGAGATGGCATTCGGTATGGGCATCCATGGTGAGCCCGGTGTCTGGAACGGCCCCGTCAAGACCGCAGATGAGCTTGCCGAGGAGTCTGTGGACGAGATTCTGACCGACATGCCTCTCACTGACGGTGATGAGGTCGCGCTGCTCGTCAATGGCCTTGGAGCCACCTCAGTCGAGGAGCTCTACATCCTCAACAACTCGGTTCGCAAGCAGCTCGAGACTAAGGGCATCAGTGTCTATCGCTCCTGGACCGGAGAGTACGCCACCTCCATGGAGATGATGGGTGCCTCCATCTCCATCTGCAAGGTCGACGATGAGCTCAAAGGTTACTTTGACTATCCCATCGATACCCCCTTCCTGTGCCAGAAGTAG
- a CDS encoding dihydroxyacetone kinase family protein — MDKLTIENIPQMFDYVGILFAEKRDELCAMDAVMGDGDLGLTMSKGYGALPAFLRDLTGEGDIGKMMLKGAMKMQNTVPSTMGTLMSSGIMEASKAFRGKTELVPADMVTYVTQFAIGIRKRGKCELGDRTILDSVDAGAKRAAALVESDASASFLDVLTAAVEGAEEGCEATKGMLPKFGKAAVHSAKAKGIVDQGALAGKYMLEGLKNYFADQQ; from the coding sequence ATGGATAAGCTTACGATTGAAAACATTCCGCAGATGTTTGACTATGTCGGCATCCTCTTTGCCGAGAAGAGAGACGAGCTTTGCGCGATGGATGCTGTCATGGGTGACGGTGACCTCGGTCTCACGATGAGCAAGGGCTATGGTGCTCTTCCTGCCTTCCTGCGTGACCTTACGGGAGAGGGTGACATCGGCAAGATGATGCTCAAGGGTGCCATGAAGATGCAGAACACCGTACCCTCTACCATGGGAACTCTGATGTCTTCGGGCATCATGGAGGCTAGCAAGGCATTCAGGGGCAAGACCGAGCTTGTCCCTGCTGACATGGTCACGTACGTAACCCAGTTTGCCATCGGCATCAGGAAGCGTGGCAAATGCGAGCTTGGCGACCGCACCATCCTAGATTCCGTCGATGCGGGGGCGAAGCGGGCAGCTGCCTTGGTTGAGTCCGATGCTTCGGCCAGTTTCCTGGACGTTTTGACCGCCGCCGTCGAAGGTGCCGAAGAGGGCTGTGAGGCCACTAAGGGTATGCTCCCGAAGTTCGGCAAGGCGGCCGTCCATTCAGCCAAGGCCAAGGGTATCGTCGACCAGGGTGCCCTTGCAGGCAAGTACATGCTTGAGGGCCTGAAGAACTACTTCGCCGACCAACAGTAG
- a CDS encoding dihydroxyacetone kinase family protein — protein MLYNDPKTFREDMLRGYVAAYPDYVVEVPGGVARATKMPEGKIAVINGGGSGHYPAFCGIVGDGFMDGTVVGNVFTSPSTEDVLGVARSVDNGRGIFIVGGNYAGDKMNFNMARDRLVGEGVDCRSFYITDDVAAAKAEEKEKRRGNVGTFMVFKAAGAAAAAGVSFDDLVRITEKANERTRTMSMGFRGCTLPGEAAPLFHVPEGKMEIGQGIHGEPGVGEDDLRPAAEVARILVDRVLAEAPADDSKRIAVILDGLGSTKYEELFVVWGTVRGLLEDRGYTLVEPLVGEYVTSLDMEGIALAVEFLDDELETFWSAPCDTASFRKGASSMAAGERKVYAESVEAAETFEEGSEASNAAADGIVDAFARMQAAIVDAEDDLARIDGVAGDGDHGRGMVKGSTFAADAAKAARERGAAAGSVLKEAGRAWAAKAGGTSGVLWGSALEAAGEVVGDQAESYDASLAAKAVKAAYERMLSLGGAHRGDKTMLDVLIPFGEELEAQAAEGRSLRDAWSVAAEVAQKSAEETANLVPKVGRARPAAERSLGTPDAGAVSMALCIRAALGPGRPA, from the coding sequence ATGCTCTACAACGATCCCAAGACTTTCCGCGAGGACATGCTCAGGGGTTATGTCGCTGCGTATCCTGACTATGTCGTCGAGGTCCCCGGTGGTGTCGCCCGTGCGACCAAGATGCCCGAAGGCAAGATCGCCGTCATCAACGGTGGTGGTTCCGGCCATTATCCCGCGTTCTGCGGCATCGTGGGCGATGGCTTCATGGACGGGACCGTGGTGGGCAACGTGTTCACCTCTCCTTCCACCGAGGACGTCCTGGGGGTCGCTCGCTCCGTCGACAACGGTAGGGGCATCTTCATCGTCGGCGGTAACTATGCGGGCGACAAGATGAACTTCAACATGGCCCGCGACCGCCTTGTTGGGGAGGGCGTCGATTGCCGCTCCTTCTACATCACCGATGACGTCGCGGCCGCCAAGGCCGAAGAGAAGGAGAAGCGTCGCGGCAACGTGGGCACCTTCATGGTCTTCAAGGCCGCCGGTGCCGCTGCGGCAGCCGGCGTCTCGTTCGACGACCTCGTCCGCATCACCGAGAAGGCCAACGAGCGCACGCGCACCATGTCCATGGGCTTCCGTGGCTGCACGCTGCCTGGCGAGGCGGCACCGCTGTTCCACGTTCCCGAGGGCAAGATGGAGATCGGCCAGGGCATCCACGGGGAGCCTGGCGTAGGCGAGGATGACCTGAGGCCTGCCGCCGAGGTTGCCCGGATCCTGGTCGACCGCGTCCTGGCCGAGGCGCCTGCCGACGACTCGAAGCGCATCGCCGTCATCCTGGATGGCCTGGGCTCCACCAAGTACGAGGAGCTCTTCGTGGTCTGGGGTACCGTGCGCGGGCTCCTCGAGGACAGGGGCTACACGCTGGTCGAGCCGCTGGTGGGCGAGTACGTGACGTCCCTCGACATGGAAGGTATCGCCCTTGCCGTCGAGTTTCTGGACGATGAGCTCGAGACCTTTTGGAGCGCTCCCTGTGACACCGCCTCGTTCCGCAAGGGCGCAAGCTCCATGGCCGCTGGCGAGCGCAAGGTCTATGCCGAGTCTGTCGAGGCTGCCGAGACCTTCGAGGAGGGCTCCGAGGCCTCGAACGCCGCAGCGGACGGCATCGTCGACGCGTTCGCGCGCATGCAGGCCGCCATTGTCGATGCCGAGGACGACCTTGCCAGGATCGATGGCGTCGCCGGTGACGGCGACCACGGCCGTGGCATGGTGAAGGGCTCCACCTTCGCCGCCGACGCCGCCAAGGCCGCGCGCGAAAGGGGCGCTGCCGCAGGCTCCGTGCTCAAGGAGGCTGGCAGGGCCTGGGCAGCCAAGGCCGGTGGCACCTCTGGCGTCCTGTGGGGCTCTGCCCTCGAGGCTGCCGGCGAGGTCGTGGGTGACCAGGCCGAGTCCTACGACGCAAGTCTGGCCGCAAAGGCCGTCAAGGCCGCCTACGAGAGGATGCTCTCCCTAGGTGGTGCCCATCGTGGCGACAAGACCATGCTCGATGTGTTGATTCCGTTTGGCGAGGAGCTTGAGGCGCAGGCCGCCGAGGGCAGGTCCCTCAGGGACGCCTGGTCTGTGGCCGCCGAGGTTGCGCAGAAATCGGCTGAGGAGACCGCGAACCTGGTCCCGAAGGTCGGCCGCGCCCGTCCCGCAGCCGAGCGGAGCCTGGGCACGCCCGACGCAGGCGCCGTCTCCATGGCCCTCTGCATAAGGGCCGCCTTGGGCCCAGGCCGTCCTGCCTGA
- a CDS encoding GntR family transcriptional regulator, whose product MQSNSTTPLHVQACNYIREKIYNHEWEVGKKIPTEFELCEQLGMSRGSIKKGIKTLVDEGLLVQYRGRGTFVTESNRFSHPSGSTLLSFAESLRAQGIEFTTEVLGKELIPADDFLSKKLGIAIGEPVFYMRRVRLVEDEPVMYIENRINRTVCPGIEEIDFETEPLFQSLERCSKHRLGFSRVKYAAKVAGEERGRVLKVSEDAPILHLEQHIFYDDDTPTEWGNVWLKANRYVVGTVLLRT is encoded by the coding sequence GTGCAAAGCAACAGCACGACACCGCTGCATGTCCAGGCCTGTAATTATATCCGTGAAAAAATATATAACCACGAGTGGGAAGTGGGAAAGAAGATCCCTACTGAATTCGAATTGTGCGAGCAGTTGGGAATGAGCAGGGGGTCCATCAAGAAAGGCATCAAGACGCTCGTTGATGAGGGACTTCTCGTTCAATATCGTGGACGGGGGACGTTCGTTACGGAATCCAACCGCTTTTCGCATCCATCGGGGAGCACCCTGCTGTCCTTCGCCGAGTCGCTCAGAGCGCAGGGCATAGAGTTCACCACGGAGGTTCTTGGTAAGGAGCTTATTCCAGCGGATGACTTCCTGAGCAAGAAACTGGGTATTGCCATCGGCGAGCCGGTTTTCTATATGCGGCGAGTGCGCCTTGTTGAAGACGAGCCGGTAATGTATATCGAGAATCGCATCAATCGGACAGTCTGTCCGGGGATCGAAGAGATTGATTTTGAGACCGAGCCGTTGTTTCAGAGCCTAGAGAGATGCTCCAAGCACCGACTGGGCTTTTCGCGCGTGAAGTATGCCGCCAAGGTCGCAGGAGAGGAACGCGGCAGGGTCTTGAAGGTAAGCGAAGATGCGCCAATCCTGCATCTCGAGCAACATATATTCTATGATGACGATACGCCCACGGAGTGGGGAAACGTCTGGCTAAAGGCCAACAGGTATGTCGTGGGTACGGTGTTGCTAAGGACGTAG
- a CDS encoding class II aldolase, whose translation MPLINMGDLIKIAKKNDIMLPAYNTTDVEMTLGIMDAFDRAGMPGIIQIAPTNVKVTGYDFIAETTRMAAENYVTPFALHLDHGKALEDVRQAVLAGFTSVMIDGAALPFEENIRLSREAVDFAHCYGVSVEAELGAIRGKEDDHVSEADSHTDPSQVAEFCERTGCDTLAVSIGNVHGLEERPKIDLSHLAKIAEVAPVPLVLHGGSGIPDETIRAMRRYGMIKVNIASDLRRAFIRAIALRYETNHNEANLASVLLDARHAVTEVAYQKTMAMNASEMPVV comes from the coding sequence ATGCCTCTCATCAATATGGGTGACCTTATCAAGATTGCAAAGAAGAACGACATCATGCTTCCGGCGTACAACACCACAGACGTCGAGATGACCCTTGGCATCATGGATGCGTTCGACAGAGCGGGAATGCCCGGCATCATCCAGATTGCCCCGACAAACGTGAAGGTTACCGGATATGACTTCATTGCCGAGACAACACGCATGGCAGCCGAGAACTACGTCACTCCGTTTGCGCTCCACCTTGATCACGGCAAGGCGTTGGAGGATGTAAGACAGGCAGTCCTTGCGGGGTTCACGTCCGTGATGATTGACGGGGCGGCACTTCCCTTCGAGGAGAACATCCGGCTCTCTCGCGAGGCCGTCGATTTTGCCCATTGCTATGGCGTGTCGGTTGAGGCAGAGCTTGGTGCGATTAGGGGTAAAGAGGACGATCACGTCTCTGAGGCGGACAGTCACACCGATCCGTCCCAGGTGGCAGAGTTCTGCGAGCGGACGGGCTGCGACACGCTTGCCGTGTCTATCGGCAATGTCCATGGCCTTGAAGAGAGGCCCAAGATCGACCTGAGCCACCTTGCGAAGATTGCCGAGGTCGCGCCTGTGCCTCTTGTGCTGCATGGGGGCTCGGGCATTCCCGATGAGACGATTCGTGCGATGAGGCGGTACGGGATGATCAAGGTTAACATTGCCAGCGATCTGAGGCGGGCGTTCATTCGCGCGATTGCATTGCGATACGAAACAAATCACAACGAGGCAAATCTCGCCTCCGTCCTTCTCGATGCGCGCCATGCCGTTACAGAAGTGGCATATCAAAAGACGATGGCAATGAACGCGTCCGAGATGCCTGTCGTCTAG
- a CDS encoding PTS sugar transporter subunit IIB, producing the protein MTKKRVLFVCATGIATSTVVEEKVIEYCKDQGIEFDYDQRNVASVPNIADDFDLIVATTNIPYKLDVPVMSGLPILTGWGSQEVLDQIADALR; encoded by the coding sequence ATGACGAAGAAGAGGGTTCTGTTTGTGTGTGCGACTGGCATCGCAACGTCCACAGTGGTTGAGGAAAAGGTCATCGAGTACTGCAAGGACCAAGGCATCGAGTTCGACTATGACCAGCGAAATGTTGCGAGCGTCCCGAACATCGCCGATGACTTCGATTTGATTGTCGCCACTACGAACATTCCGTACAAGCTCGACGTCCCCGTCATGAGCGGCCTTCCCATCCTCACGGGGTGGGGGTCGCAGGAGGTCCTCGACCAGATCGCGGACGCGCTGAGGTGA
- a CDS encoding PTS galactitol transporter subunit IIC, with translation MDGLTQTLYDIVQYILGFGATVMLPLVIFVLALVFRIKPAKAFRSALVVGIGFVGVFAIFSLMGEQIGPAAQAIVERTGLSLPAVDLGWAPLSAITWGSPIAPFAIVLTLLINLVMLAVKWTKTIDIDIWNYWHFAFAGCLVYVATGNFALGLLGSAIAAVIIIKIADWCAPLVQKYCNLPGISLPTLSSAVFFPIGLLGNWILDKVPGINKLHADPETIQKRFGIFGEPMMVGFMLGMLLGLLAGYDFKGVLALAINLGAVMYILPRMVRILMDGLIPISDGVKDFMARRFPDRADFYIGLDIAVAIGNPAIISTGLLLTPIAILLAFLVPGNQTLPVADLSNMAVFCSMIVVACNQNIVRAVIIAIPCLIGDLLVCSAAAPLITQLATSVGYDTSASGSLVTAFLDGGNPFRYLIYQVFSGNIVAAVVAVIVAVLVAFTWRVTHRQAYMEG, from the coding sequence ATGGATGGGCTGACACAGACGCTGTACGACATAGTGCAGTACATTTTGGGCTTTGGCGCGACGGTCATGCTTCCGCTGGTCATCTTTGTCCTGGCCCTTGTTTTCCGCATCAAGCCTGCCAAGGCATTCAGGTCGGCACTGGTCGTCGGGATCGGTTTCGTTGGCGTCTTCGCAATTTTCAGTCTGATGGGCGAGCAGATCGGTCCGGCCGCGCAGGCAATCGTGGAGCGAACTGGGCTGAGCCTTCCGGCAGTAGACCTTGGATGGGCACCGCTTTCGGCAATCACGTGGGGGTCACCTATCGCGCCCTTTGCCATCGTCCTGACGTTGCTTATCAATCTTGTCATGCTGGCGGTAAAGTGGACGAAGACCATTGACATTGATATCTGGAATTACTGGCACTTTGCCTTTGCCGGTTGCCTTGTCTATGTCGCTACGGGCAATTTTGCGCTCGGCCTCCTCGGGTCTGCGATCGCTGCGGTCATCATTATCAAGATTGCCGACTGGTGTGCGCCGCTTGTCCAGAAATATTGCAACCTTCCTGGCATCTCCCTGCCGACTCTGTCCAGTGCCGTGTTCTTTCCTATTGGACTGCTGGGAAACTGGATCCTCGACAAGGTCCCCGGCATCAACAAGCTGCATGCCGACCCAGAGACGATCCAGAAGCGCTTCGGTATTTTTGGTGAGCCGATGATGGTTGGCTTCATGCTCGGCATGCTCCTTGGGTTGCTCGCCGGCTATGACTTCAAGGGTGTTCTTGCGCTCGCCATTAATCTTGGTGCGGTCATGTACATCCTCCCGCGCATGGTCCGCATACTCATGGATGGCCTTATCCCTATCTCGGATGGCGTGAAGGACTTCATGGCGAGGCGTTTCCCTGACCGCGCGGACTTCTATATCGGTCTGGACATTGCCGTGGCCATTGGCAACCCCGCGATCATATCGACGGGCCTCCTCCTGACCCCCATCGCCATCCTCCTTGCCTTCCTCGTTCCCGGTAATCAGACGCTTCCGGTCGCTGACCTGTCGAACATGGCCGTCTTCTGCTCAATGATTGTCGTTGCGTGCAATCAGAACATAGTGCGTGCAGTCATCATTGCCATTCCCTGCCTGATCGGCGATCTTCTCGTATGCTCTGCCGCCGCGCCTCTCATCACCCAGCTGGCCACAAGCGTCGGATATGACACCTCTGCGAGTGGTAGCCTCGTCACAGCCTTCCTTGATGGTGGCAACCCGTTTAGATACCTCATCTACCAGGTCTTCTCTGGAAACATCGTTGCGGCCGTCGTGGCGGTCATCGTCGCCGTGCTCGTAGCCTTCACCTGGAGGGTGACTCACAGGCAGGCGTATATGGAGGGCTAG